From a single Raphanus sativus cultivar WK10039 chromosome 3, ASM80110v3, whole genome shotgun sequence genomic region:
- the LOC108837126 gene encoding ribonucleoside-diphosphate reductase large subunit-like, whose protein sequence is MTANHPDYASLAARIAVFNLHKNTKKSFSETIKDMYGHVNERSGLATPLIADNVLEIIMKNATLLKSEIIYDRDFV, encoded by the exons ATGACCGCCAACCATCCTGATTACGCCTCC TTGGCTGCAAGGATTGCTGTCTTTAATCTCCATAAGAACACTAAGAAGTCCTTTTCCGAGAC GATTAAGGACATGTACGGTCATGTCAATGAGAGATCTGGACTTGCCACTCCACTGATTGCTGATAATGTGCTTGAGATCATTATGAAG AATGCTACACTTCTAAAAAGTGAAATCATCTATGATCGAGATTTCGTATGA
- the LOC130510192 gene encoding MLO-like protein 12 produces MAIKDRSLEETPTWALAVVCFVILFISIMIEYFLHFIGHWFKRKHKKALYEALEKVKAELMLLGFISLLLVVLQSPVSQICIPERIAATWHPCSREQELAKYGKDYIDDGREVLEDYDFNDFYSPRRSLATKGYDKCAEKGKVALVSAYGIHQLHIFIFVLAVFHILYCIITYALGKTKMKKWKSWERETKTIEYQYANDPERFRFARDTSFGRRHLNIWSKSSFTLWVTCFFRQFFGSVTKVDYLTLRHGFIMAHMPAGSEARFDFQKYIQRSLEEDFKAVVGISPVIWCIAVLFILTNTHGSKSYFWLPFIPLFVILIVGAKLQLIISKLGLRIQDKGDVVKGAPVVEPGDDLFWFGRPRFILFLIHLVLFTNAFQLAFFVWSTYEFTLKNCFHHKTVDIALRITMGVLIQVVCSYITLPLYALVTQMGTSMRPTIFNDRVANALKKWHNTAKKQTKHGTSGSNTPHSSRPTTPTHGMSPMHLLHKQNRSLDYQTSFTASSSPPRFSDFGGHGHGHPHFFDPESQNVTPHPEITDSDNSNSQHLHADVASQHPHADVASPVIEEKEITEHVKVDLPEFTFKK; encoded by the exons ATGGCAATAAAAGATAGATCGTTGGAAGAGACACCAACATGGGCTCTTGCTGTTGTTTGCTTCGTTATTCTTTTCATCTCTATCATGATCGAATATTTCTTGCACTTTATTGGTCAC TGGTTTAAGAGGAAGCACAAGAAGGCTTTATACGAAGCTCTTGAAAAGGTTAAAGCAG AATTGATGCTACTGGGATTCATATCGCTTCTACTTGTAGTATTGCAGTCACCAGTCTCCCAAATTTGCATCCCAGAAAGAATAGCTGCGACTTGGCATCCTTGTAGCAGAGAACAAGAGCTCGCTAAATATGGTAAAGATTATATCGACGATGGTCGTGAGGTTCTTGAAGACTATGACTTCAACGACTTTTATAGTCCTCGTCGAAGTTTAGCCACCAAGGGTTATGACAAATGCGCAGAAAAG GGGAAAGTAGCATTAGTATCTGCGTATGGTATCCACCAATTGCATATATTCATCTTCGTGCTCGCTGTATTTCATATTCTCTACTGCATTATAACCTATGCTTTGGGGAAAACCAAG ATGAAGAAATGGAAATCATGGGAGAGAGAGACCAAAACAATTGAATACCAATATGCCAATG ATCCAGAGAGGTTCAGATTTGCAAGAGATACATCTTTTGGACGTAGACATTTGAATATATGGAGCAAGTCTTCCTTTACCCTCTGGGTt ACATGTTTCTTCAGACAGTTCTTTGGATCAGTGACAAAAGTGGATTATCTTACACTAAGACATGGCTTTATAATG GCGCATATGCCAGCAGGAAGTGAAGCTCGTTTCGATTTCCAAAAGTACATTCAAAGATCTCTGGAAGAAGATTTCAAGGCTGTTGTCGGTATAAG CCCAGTGATCTGGTGCATTGCTGTCTTATTCATATTGACTAATACACATG GATCGAAGTCCTATTTTTGGCTGCCTTTCATCCCTTTATTT GTGATATTAATAGTAGGAGCAAAACTCCAATTGATAATATCGAAATTAGGATTGAGGATTCAAGATAAAGGAGATGTGGTTAAAGGAGCTCCTGTGGTTGAACCTGGTGATGATCTCTTTTGGTTTGGTCGTCCACGTTTTATTCTCTTCCTCATTCATTTGGTTCTTTTCACG AATGCATTTCAACTAGCTTTCTTCGTTTGGAGTACC TACGAGTTCACACTCAAGAACTGCTTCCACCACAAAACCGTAGATATTGCACTCAGAATCACCATGGG GGTATTGATACAAGTTGTATGCAGCTACATCACTCTACCTCTCTATGCTCTTGTGACTCAG ATGGGAACTTCAATGAGGCCGACCATATTCAACGACAGGGTAGCCAATGCATTGAAAAAATGGCACAACACAGCCAAGAAACAGACAAAACATGGAACCTCAGGGTCCAACACACCACACTCTAGCCGCCCCACCACGCCAACACATGGCATGTCACCTATGCATCTCCTCCACAAACAAAACCGCAGCCTTGATTATCAAACTAGCTTCACtgcctcttcttctcctcctagATTCTCTGATTTTGGCGGCCACGGCCATGGCCATCCGCATTTCTTTGATCCTGAATCTCAAAATGTCACTCCCCACCCTGAGATCACAGATTCTGATAACAGCAATAGTCAGCATCTCCATGCTGACGTAGCTAGTCAGCATCCACATGCTGACGTAGCTAGTCCTGTTATAGAAGAGAAAGAGATTACTGAGCATGTCAAGGTTGATTTGCCAGAGTTCACTTTCAAGAAGTGA